Proteins encoded by one window of Primulina huaijiensis isolate GDHJ02 chromosome 1, ASM1229523v2, whole genome shotgun sequence:
- the LOC140975399 gene encoding chromatin assembly factor 1 subunit FAS2-like isoform X2: MKGGTVQINWHDTKPVLTCDFHPQTGILATGGADYDIKLWATMSGKDQTKAPGVTYQSSLSHHNSAVNVLRFSPSGEQLASGADGGELILWKLNSTDAGEVWKVLKSLAFHRKDVLDLQWSNDGAYLISGSVDNTCIIWDAKKGSVHQILDGHLHYVQGVAWDPLMKYAASISSDRTCRVYINKPSKSKAVEKTNYVCQHVIAKAEPQIAEESKSTRSHLFHDETLPSFFRRLSWSPDGSFLLVPTGSYKSTPASEPINTTYAFSRQDLSRPAVMLPGANKPVVALHYRLIFAVATLNSLYLYDTESIQPLVIIAGVHYAAITDIAWSPTGNYLALSSQDGYCTLLEFESQELGSPVALPEEKQTDVTEVERVLEPIINDKGTVSMDDRMERIENSQREDKSEDWRHTSPSTTIIPSNPCKPAKRRITPMAID, encoded by the exons ATGAAGGGTGGAACGGTTCAAATCAATTGGCACGATACGAAACCCGTACTCACCTGCGATTTCCATCCGCAAACCGGCATCCTTGCCACCGGAGGCGCCGACTATGACATCAAG TTATGGGCAACAATGTCCGGCAAAGACCAAACGAAAGCTCCTGGAGTTACTTATCAAAGCAGCCTTTCGCATCACAATTCTGCTGTGAATGTACTTCGCTTCTCTCCTTCAG GAGAGCAGCTCGCATCTGGTGCGGACG GTGGAGAGCTGATTTTATGGAAACTAAATTCTACTGATGCTGGTGAAGTGTGGAAGGTCCTTAAGTCATTAGC GTTTCACCGCAAGGATGTATTAGATCTACAGTGGTCAAATGATGGTGCATATCTCATTTCTGGATCAGTTGATAATACATGTATTATATGGGACGCTAAAAAAG GTTCTGTTCACCAAATTTTGGACGGGCATCTTCACTACGTTCAAGGTGTGGCATGGGATCCATTGATGAAATATGCAGCATCTATTAGTTCAGATAGAACTTGTCGTGTTTATATTAACAAGCCATCTAAATCAAAAGCTGTTGAGAAAACAAACTATGTTTGTCAGCATGTGATTGCAAAGGCAGAACCGCAGATAGCTGAAGAATCTAAG TCTACCAGAAGCCATCTTTTCCACGATGAGACACTTCCATCTTTCTTCCGAAGATTATCTTGGTCACCAGATGGATCATTTTTACTTGTGCCTACAG GTTCTTATAAAAGCACACCTGCTTCTGAACCAATCAACACAACATATGCTTTTTCAAGGCAAGATCTTTCCAG GCCTGCAGTTATGCTCCCTGGTGCCAACAAACCTGTTGTAGCA CTCCACTATCGCCTAATTTTTGCAGTGGCCACTTTGAATTCCTTGTACTTGTATGACACTGAGAGCATTCAACCACTAGTAATTATAGCTGGGGTTCATTATGCAGCCATAACAGACATTGCATG GTCTCCTACTGGTAATTATTTGGCTTTATCCTCTCAAGACGGTTATTGCACGCTCCTCGAATTTGAATCTCAAGAACTTGGATCACCTGTTGCCTTACCAG AAGAAAAGCAAACCGATGTTACTGAGGTGGAACGTGTCCTGGAACCCATCATCAATGATAAGGGCACGGTTTCTATGGACGATAGAATGGAAAGGatagagaattctcaaagagaGGACAAGAGTGAGGATTGGAGACACACTTCACCGAGTACAACAATTATACCTTCAAATCCATGTAAACCAGCCAAGAGACGCATTACACCCATGGCCATTGATTGA
- the LOC140975399 gene encoding chromatin assembly factor 1 subunit FAS2-like isoform X1: protein MKGGTVQINWHDTKPVLTCDFHPQTGILATGGADYDIKLWATMSGKDQTKAPGVTYQSSLSHHNSAVNVLRFSPSGEQLASGADGGELILWKLNSTDAGEVWKVLKSLAFHRKDVLDLQWSNDGAYLISGSVDNTCIIWDAKKGSVHQILDGHLHYVQGVAWDPLMKYAASISSDRTCRVYINKPSKSKAVEKTNYVCQHVIAKAEPQIAEESKSTRSHLFHDETLPSFFRRLSWSPDGSFLLVPTGSYKSTPASEPINTTYAFSRQDLSRPAVMLPGANKPVVAVRFCPMTFKLRGSKTSPFFQLHYRLIFAVATLNSLYLYDTESIQPLVIIAGVHYAAITDIAWSPTGNYLALSSQDGYCTLLEFESQELGSPVALPEEKQTDVTEVERVLEPIINDKGTVSMDDRMERIENSQREDKSEDWRHTSPSTTIIPSNPCKPAKRRITPMAID from the exons ATGAAGGGTGGAACGGTTCAAATCAATTGGCACGATACGAAACCCGTACTCACCTGCGATTTCCATCCGCAAACCGGCATCCTTGCCACCGGAGGCGCCGACTATGACATCAAG TTATGGGCAACAATGTCCGGCAAAGACCAAACGAAAGCTCCTGGAGTTACTTATCAAAGCAGCCTTTCGCATCACAATTCTGCTGTGAATGTACTTCGCTTCTCTCCTTCAG GAGAGCAGCTCGCATCTGGTGCGGACG GTGGAGAGCTGATTTTATGGAAACTAAATTCTACTGATGCTGGTGAAGTGTGGAAGGTCCTTAAGTCATTAGC GTTTCACCGCAAGGATGTATTAGATCTACAGTGGTCAAATGATGGTGCATATCTCATTTCTGGATCAGTTGATAATACATGTATTATATGGGACGCTAAAAAAG GTTCTGTTCACCAAATTTTGGACGGGCATCTTCACTACGTTCAAGGTGTGGCATGGGATCCATTGATGAAATATGCAGCATCTATTAGTTCAGATAGAACTTGTCGTGTTTATATTAACAAGCCATCTAAATCAAAAGCTGTTGAGAAAACAAACTATGTTTGTCAGCATGTGATTGCAAAGGCAGAACCGCAGATAGCTGAAGAATCTAAG TCTACCAGAAGCCATCTTTTCCACGATGAGACACTTCCATCTTTCTTCCGAAGATTATCTTGGTCACCAGATGGATCATTTTTACTTGTGCCTACAG GTTCTTATAAAAGCACACCTGCTTCTGAACCAATCAACACAACATATGCTTTTTCAAGGCAAGATCTTTCCAG GCCTGCAGTTATGCTCCCTGGTGCCAACAAACCTGTTGTAGCAGTACGTTTTTGCCCCATGACTTTTAAATTGCGGGGGTCAAAGACAT CTCCATTTTTCCAGCTCCACTATCGCCTAATTTTTGCAGTGGCCACTTTGAATTCCTTGTACTTGTATGACACTGAGAGCATTCAACCACTAGTAATTATAGCTGGGGTTCATTATGCAGCCATAACAGACATTGCATG GTCTCCTACTGGTAATTATTTGGCTTTATCCTCTCAAGACGGTTATTGCACGCTCCTCGAATTTGAATCTCAAGAACTTGGATCACCTGTTGCCTTACCAG AAGAAAAGCAAACCGATGTTACTGAGGTGGAACGTGTCCTGGAACCCATCATCAATGATAAGGGCACGGTTTCTATGGACGATAGAATGGAAAGGatagagaattctcaaagagaGGACAAGAGTGAGGATTGGAGACACACTTCACCGAGTACAACAATTATACCTTCAAATCCATGTAAACCAGCCAAGAGACGCATTACACCCATGGCCATTGATTGA
- the LOC140979697 gene encoding cell wall / vacuolar inhibitor of fructosidase 2-like — protein MGFSWFLLLLSIILTTSFVYPSSSAHGNSDNLIQKTCKNTKYYDLCVSSLKSDASSRKADAKGLALIMIKVGIANATATNSYLSLQMVNVPNDTLMKKVMQECADMYASANDSLQNSVQDLTMDMYDYAYLHVLAAVDYPNSCHNAFNRYPGTNYPSELALREDGLKRICDVVLEIIDGLSL, from the coding sequence ATGGGATTTTCTTGGTTTTTGTTGTTACTTTCCATAATTCTCACCACTTCTTTTGTTTATCCAAGCTCATCAGCTCATGGGAACTCAGATAATTTGATTCAAAAAACATGCAAGAACACAAAATATTACGACCTCTGTGTATCCTCACTGAAGTCTGATGCCTCCAGTCGAAAAGCAGACGCAAAGGGATTGGCTCTAATCATGATTAAGGTCGGGATAGCCAATGCAACAGCCACAAATTCTTACCTCTCACTTCAAATGGTAAACGTCCCAAACGACACGTTGATGAAGAAAGTTATGCAAGAATGTGCGGACATGTATGCCTCTGCAAACGATTCACTCCAGAATTCAGTTCAAGATTTGACCATGGACATGTATGATTATGCCTATTTGCATGTGTTGGCTGCTGTAGATTATCCCAATTCGTGTCACAATGCATTTAACCGGTATCCGGGGACGAATTATCCATCTGAACTTGCTCTTAGGGAGGATGGGTTGAAGCGTATCTGTGATGTGGTTTTGGAGATTATCGATGGCCTTTCCCTGTGA
- the LOC140963099 gene encoding uncharacterized protein: MDFSHHEFTDGNIWDPYNPTMENHILGHPFDLTQCPNHPLIHHNLREPSNNSSSDHLLAASSKLLEGTNFELGENQEEEEGPEEELGSMKEMMFKVAAMQPVEDIDPATIRRPKRRNVRLSNDPQSVAARHRRERISEKMRILQRLVPGGMTMDTASMLDEAAKYVKFLKRQIRILGGQNHHQQPPCTEATITTPSAVLDLVALNTVGGASSYLFGGNNNGSGLGGEYPSICSNPN; encoded by the coding sequence ATGGATTTCAGCCATCACGAGTTCACAGACGGTAATATTTGGGATCCATACAACCCAACAATGGAAAACCATATTCTTGGTCACCCTTTTGATCTCACCCAGTGCCCTAATCATCCACTGATTCATCATAACCTTCGAGAACCCTCAAATAATTCTTCATCGGATCATTTACTAGCAGCTTCGTCCAAATTACTCGAAGGGACGAATTTTGAGCTCGGAGAAAaccaagaagaagaagaaggtcCAGAAGAAGAGCTAGGATCCATGAAAGAAATGATGTTCAAGGTTGCTGCGATGCAACCTGTGGAAGACATAGATCCAGCCACCATCCGCAGGCCTAAAAGGCGTAACGTAAGATTAAGCAACGACCCTCAAAGCGTCGCTGCAAGACACCGCCGTGAGAGGATCAGTGAAAAGATGAGAATCTTGCAGAGGCTTGTACCTGGTGGGATGACAATGGACACTGCTTCGATGCTAGACGAAGCTGCAAAATACGTCAAGTTCTTGAAACGGCAAATCCGAATCCTTGGAGGCCAAAACCACCACCAGCAGCCACCGTGCACAGAAGCCACCATCACCACACCATCAGCAGTACTCGACTTGGTGGCCCTAAACACCGTAGGCGGAGCATCCTCGTACTTGTTTGGAGGTAACAATAATGGCAGTGGGTTAGGTGGTGAATATCCTTCCATCTGTTCTAACCCTAATTAA
- the LOC140975411 gene encoding probable pectinesterase/pectinesterase inhibitor 51, with translation MQHRKPIKSPPRPISNPVKNNSRKFQNLKFFFITMAALLAFTILILFLFFSLSSARHHNHHIRKPSSPTPHADSSPTDNVVHEACKASRDPPTCESWLSQSNNVPPNATISQVIQSAMWVTSRYLEIGRGMVQNILDGSSDNQNRFNAAKTCLELLRYSEYRMNLAGEALPRGKIKDARAWMSSALVYHYDCWSALKYVNDTSSVGSTMAFFNSSLILSTSNALGMMWNYDVFGDKIGSWAPPKTERDGFWEPGSDSSRPKVAGGVPSDLKADVTVCKDSDACDYNLVQDAVNAAPDSAGSDKRFVIWIKTGVYEETVRVPLEKKNIVFLGDGMGNTVITGSMNVGQLGMSTYNSATVGIVGDGFMATGLTIQNTAGPDAHQAVAFRSDSDLSILENCEFIGNQDTLYAHSLRQYYKSCRIQGNVDFIFGNSASFFQNCSILVAPRQLRPEKGENNAVTAHGRIDPAQSTGFVFQNCLINGTDAYMALYHSKPSVHKNFLGRPWKEYSRAVFLRCTLEALIRPDGWMPWSGDFALKTLYYGEFANSGLGSDTSKRVSWSSLIPAEHVDSYSVQNFIQGDQWIPTSFL, from the exons ATGCAGCACCGGAAACCTATAAAATCCCCACCTCGACCCATATCAAACCCCGTCAAAAACAATTCTagaaaatttcagaatttgaaATTCTTCTTCATTACAATGGCGGCGCTTCTTGCTTTCACAATTCTGATACTCTTTTTATTCTTCTCCCTCTCCTCCGCCCGCCACCACAACCACCACATCCGGAAGCCATCGTCTCCCACGCCTCACGCCGACAGCTCACCGACTGACAATGTAGTTCACGAGGCCTGCAAGGCTTCGCGTGATCCCCCAACATGTGAATCCTGGCTGTCCCAGTCAAATAACGTGCCCCCGAATGCCACCATCTCGCAGGTAATCCAATCCGCCATGTGGGTCACCTCGCGATATCTTGAAATAGGTCGGGGCATGGTCCAGAATATCCTGGACGGGTCCTCGGATAACCAGAACCGGTTCAATGCCGCCAAAACGTGTCTAGAGCTGCTGCGTTACTCAGAATACAGGATGAATCTGGCGGGCGAAGCTCTGCCGCGGGGAAAGATCAAGGACGCCCGCGCATGGATGAGCTCGGCTTTGGTGTACCATTACGACTGCTGGTCGGCGCTCAAGTACGTGAATGACACGTCCTCGGTGGGCAGTACCATGGCGTTCTTCAATTCTTCTCTGATCTTGTCCACCAGCAATGCGCTGGGCATGATGTGGAATTATGATGTTTTCGGCGACAAAATCGGGTCTTGGGCCCCACCCAAGACCGAGCGCGACGGATTCTGGGAACCCGGATCAGATTCATCACGACCCAAGGTGGCCGGTGGAGTGCCGTCTGATCTCAAGGCGGACGTTACTGTCTGCAAGGACAGCGACGCGTGTGATTACAACTTGGTGCAGGATGCGGTGAATGCAGCCCCGGATAGCGCCGGGTCGGATAAGCGGTTTGTTATATGGATCAAGACCGGGGTTTATGAGGAGACGGTTCGGGTACCATTGGAGAAAAAGAATATTGTTTTCTTGGGTGATGGCATGGGCAATACGGTAATTACAGGTTCCATGAACGTGGGCCAGCTAGGGATGTCCACCTACAACTCCGCCACAGTTG GAATAGTTGGTGATGGATTCATGGCTACAGGCCTCACAATACAAAATACAGCGGGCCCTGATGCTCATCAAGCAGTAGCTTTCCGATCAGACAGCGATTTGTCCATCCTCGAAAATTGTGAATTCATCGGCAATCAAGACACCCTATACGCTCACTCGCTTCGCCAGTACTACAAATCATGCCGAATCCAAGGCAATGTGGACTTCATATTCGGAAACTCAGCATCGTTCTTCCAAAATTGCTCCATCCTGGTCGCCCCTCGACAACTCAGACCCGAAAAGGGTGAGAACAATGCTGTGACAGCCCATGGAAGAATCGACCCCGCCCAATCAACCGGCTTCGTTTTCCAAAATTGCTTGATCAACGGTACGGATGCATACATGGCTTTGTATCACAGTAAGCCGAGTGTGCACAAGAATTTCCTCGGAAGGCCATGGAAGGAGTATTCAAGGGCGGTTTTTCTTCGATGTACATTAGAGGCTCTTATTAGACCGGATGGGTGGATGCCTTGGAGTGGCGACTTTGCATTGAAAACATTATACTACGGCGAGTTTGCGAATTCGGGGCTCGGATCAGATACGTCTAAACGAGTTTCGTGGAGTAGTCTGATTCCCGCAGAACATGTCGATTCGTATTCGGTTCAAAATTTCATTCAGGGCGATCAGTGGATTCCTACATCTTTTTTATGA